In Burkholderia sp. WP9, a genomic segment contains:
- a CDS encoding DUF2486 family protein, giving the protein MSDPNDDSIPVLHEILVQGHPAQARQASSGADEFGAPREPSFKAEPVLAPQPVLTPEQIRSAEPVHAAEPVHAQEPTLAPQPVHAQEPGLAPQPHVPEDVAHTPQPAHPADHHPKKRARAHHPAQSRHAHDDGFVPSAGVFDRAEPATPLEAGSTVPPDIAREGVGETPLELDADVIAERLRRRVAGFLAGDGRSIIEDRCRETLHAHTGWLIDQITREVALTLEEEMTSWVREAVLEEIARRASARPDGAA; this is encoded by the coding sequence GTGTCCGATCCCAACGACGATTCGATCCCGGTTCTGCACGAGATTCTCGTGCAGGGTCATCCTGCGCAGGCGCGCCAAGCGTCGAGCGGTGCCGACGAGTTCGGCGCGCCGCGTGAGCCCAGTTTCAAGGCGGAGCCGGTGTTGGCGCCACAGCCGGTGCTGACGCCTGAGCAGATCAGGTCCGCCGAGCCTGTGCATGCGGCCGAGCCAGTGCATGCGCAAGAGCCAACGTTGGCACCTCAGCCGGTGCATGCACAAGAACCCGGGTTGGCACCTCAACCGCATGTGCCGGAAGACGTCGCGCACACGCCGCAGCCGGCGCATCCGGCCGACCATCACCCGAAGAAGCGCGCGCGGGCGCATCACCCCGCCCAATCTCGGCACGCGCATGACGACGGCTTCGTGCCGTCGGCTGGCGTGTTCGATCGGGCCGAGCCGGCCACGCCGCTGGAGGCAGGTTCGACGGTGCCGCCGGATATCGCCCGTGAAGGCGTCGGCGAGACGCCGCTGGAGCTGGACGCCGATGTCATCGCCGAACGTCTGCGCAGACGGGTCGCGGGTTTCCTGGCAGGCGACGGAAGAAGCATCATCGAAGATCGTTGCCGCGAGACCTTGCATGCGCACACAGGGTGGCTGATCGATCAGATCACGCGCGAAGTGGCATTGACGCTGGAAGAGGAAATGACCAGCTGGGTGCGCGAAGCGGTGCTGGAAGAGATTGCGCGCCGCGCCTCGGCAAGGCCTGACGGTGCGGCGTGA
- a CDS encoding DNA polymerase III subunit chi, producing MTRIDFHSNVGDSLLYACRLIRKAYQAGQPTIVLAEPARLKAFDEQLWTFSPLDFVPHCMAGTPLAAQTPIVLASTLDDVPHHQVLLNLGATVPAQFARFERLLEVVGNAHEELAAGRERYRFYRDRGYALNNYKQGS from the coding sequence ATGACGAGAATCGACTTTCACTCGAACGTCGGCGATTCGCTGCTGTATGCGTGCCGCCTGATCCGCAAAGCGTATCAGGCGGGCCAGCCGACCATCGTGCTGGCCGAGCCGGCGCGCCTGAAGGCCTTCGACGAACAGTTGTGGACCTTCTCGCCGCTCGACTTCGTGCCGCACTGCATGGCGGGCACGCCGCTCGCCGCGCAAACGCCGATCGTGCTGGCTTCCACCCTCGACGACGTGCCGCATCATCAGGTACTGCTCAATCTCGGCGCCACGGTGCCGGCGCAATTCGCGCGCTTCGAAAGATTGCTGGAAGTGGTCGGTAACGCACACGAGGAACTCGCTGCGGGCCGCGAGCGCTATCGCTTCTATCGCGATCGCGGCTATGCTTTGAACAACTACAAGCAAGGCAGCTAG
- a CDS encoding leucyl aminopeptidase, which yields MDFSIKACDWTKGSSNGFLTGKSDCIVIGVFESQTLSGAALEIDAATKGLLTRIIKAGDMDGKAGTTLFLHEVSGIGASRVLLVGLGKQDAFNQKAYGDAARAAWRALLSTKIVQVTFTLAQLPILERSADWAVRAAILALRELTYKFTQMKSKPDTSARALKRIVFSVNTGDEKAAKLAAKQGAALANGMDLTRDLGNLPSNVCTPTYLANTAKKLAKDWKLKVEVLGEKQCEALKMGSFLSVTAGSVEPAQFIVLQYQGGAAKAAPVVLVGKGVTFDTGGISLKPGEGMDEMKYDMCGAGSVLGTLRAVAEMGLKINVVGIIPAVENMPSATATKPGDIVTSMKGLTIEVLNTDAEGRLILCDALTYAERFKPAAVIDIATLTGACIIALGHHNSGLFSKDDALAGELLDASREALDPAWRMPLDDEYQDQLKSNFADLANIGGRPAGSVTAACFLSRFTEAYPWAHLDIAGTAWKSGAAKGATGRPVPLLAQFLIDRAADGRAAQ from the coding sequence ATGGACTTTAGCATAAAAGCCTGTGATTGGACCAAAGGCTCGTCAAACGGTTTCCTGACTGGAAAATCCGATTGCATCGTAATCGGTGTGTTCGAGTCGCAAACCCTCTCGGGCGCGGCTCTCGAGATCGACGCGGCCACCAAGGGCCTGTTGACCCGCATCATCAAGGCCGGCGACATGGACGGCAAGGCCGGCACCACGCTATTCCTGCACGAAGTGTCGGGCATTGGCGCTTCCCGCGTGCTGCTGGTCGGCCTCGGCAAGCAGGACGCTTTCAACCAGAAAGCCTACGGCGACGCCGCACGGGCCGCCTGGCGCGCGCTCTTGTCCACCAAGATCGTCCAGGTCACCTTCACGCTGGCGCAACTGCCCATCCTCGAGCGTTCGGCGGATTGGGCGGTGCGCGCGGCGATTCTCGCGCTGCGCGAGCTGACCTACAAGTTCACGCAGATGAAGAGCAAGCCAGACACGTCGGCGCGTGCGCTGAAGCGCATCGTCTTCAGCGTCAACACCGGCGACGAGAAGGCCGCCAAGCTGGCCGCGAAGCAGGGCGCGGCGCTGGCCAACGGCATGGACCTGACGCGCGACCTCGGCAACCTGCCTAGCAACGTCTGCACGCCGACCTACCTCGCCAACACCGCGAAGAAGCTCGCCAAAGACTGGAAGCTGAAGGTCGAAGTGCTGGGCGAAAAGCAGTGTGAAGCGCTCAAGATGGGCTCGTTCCTGTCGGTCACGGCCGGCTCGGTGGAACCGGCGCAGTTCATCGTGCTGCAGTACCAGGGCGGCGCCGCGAAAGCCGCGCCGGTGGTGCTGGTGGGCAAGGGCGTGACGTTCGACACGGGCGGCATTTCGCTCAAGCCGGGCGAAGGCATGGACGAGATGAAGTACGACATGTGCGGCGCCGGTTCGGTGCTGGGCACGTTGCGCGCCGTCGCCGAAATGGGCTTGAAAATCAACGTGGTGGGCATCATTCCGGCGGTGGAGAACATGCCGTCGGCTACGGCCACCAAGCCGGGCGACATCGTCACCAGCATGAAGGGCCTGACGATCGAAGTGCTGAACACGGACGCCGAAGGCCGCCTGATCCTGTGCGACGCGCTCACCTATGCGGAGCGCTTCAAGCCGGCGGCGGTGATCGACATCGCCACGCTCACGGGTGCCTGCATCATCGCGCTCGGTCACCACAACAGCGGCCTGTTCTCGAAAGACGACGCGCTGGCGGGCGAGTTGCTCGACGCCTCGCGTGAAGCGTTGGACCCGGCCTGGCGCATGCCCCTCGACGACGAGTATCAGGACCAGCTCAAGTCGAACTTCGCGGATCTGGCCAACATCGGCGGCCGTCCGGCGGGCAGCGTGACGGCGGCATGCTTCCTGTCGCGCTTCACCGAAGCCTATCCGTGGGCGCACCTGGACATTGCGGGTACGGCATGGAAGAGCGGTGCGGCGAAGGGCGCAACGGGCCGTCCGGTGCCGTTGCTGGCGCAGTTCTTGATCGATCGGGCCGCGGACGGTCGCGCCGCGCAATGA
- the lptF gene encoding LPS export ABC transporter permease LptF, with product MIFERSLQRELAYTAGAVFMVLLTLVLTTMMIRIVGFAASGEIDPRDVLVLIGLTVIGYLAIMLVATLFVSILFVLTRWYKDSEMVVWLSSGVSLTQFIKPIGIFATPIIILICFFVFVGWPWSNQQSKLIRARFQQRDEVSLLAPGQFRESATSHRVFFIEKMSPDQARVENVFVTSTENGKVNVVVSKTGHTETRKNGDRFVVLENGRRYDGQPGQPDFRIMEFERYGVKIQSQPVVNTPSTTGTPTLTLLRNPTNDNLAEFAWRAGLPLIALNLMLLAIPLAHQNPRRSRTINLVMAVLIYLTYSNLLNVVQSWIEQGKMSFPVGLVGLHVIVAAIVAFIFWLRVRNRPLFTRAMFSRSQGA from the coding sequence ATGATCTTCGAACGCTCCCTCCAGCGCGAACTCGCGTATACGGCTGGTGCCGTGTTCATGGTTCTCCTCACGCTCGTGCTGACGACGATGATGATCCGCATCGTCGGCTTCGCGGCCTCAGGCGAGATCGACCCGCGCGACGTGCTGGTCCTGATCGGCCTGACCGTGATCGGCTACCTGGCGATCATGCTCGTCGCGACCCTGTTCGTGTCGATCCTGTTCGTCCTGACCCGTTGGTACAAAGACTCCGAGATGGTCGTGTGGCTCTCGTCGGGTGTCAGTCTGACGCAATTCATCAAGCCGATCGGTATTTTTGCCACGCCGATCATCATCCTCATCTGTTTCTTCGTGTTCGTCGGCTGGCCGTGGTCGAACCAGCAGAGCAAGCTGATCCGCGCGCGCTTCCAGCAACGCGACGAGGTCTCGCTGCTCGCGCCGGGTCAGTTCCGCGAATCGGCCACGAGTCACCGTGTGTTCTTCATCGAGAAGATGTCGCCCGACCAGGCGCGTGTGGAAAACGTGTTCGTGACCAGCACGGAAAACGGCAAGGTCAACGTGGTCGTGTCGAAGACCGGCCATACGGAAACGCGTAAGAACGGCGATCGCTTCGTCGTGCTGGAAAACGGCCGCCGTTATGACGGACAACCGGGCCAGCCCGATTTCCGGATCATGGAATTCGAGCGCTATGGCGTGAAGATCCAGAGCCAGCCGGTCGTCAATACGCCGAGCACCACCGGCACGCCTACGCTGACGCTGCTGCGCAATCCCACCAACGACAATCTCGCCGAGTTCGCGTGGCGCGCGGGGCTGCCGCTGATTGCACTCAACCTGATGCTGCTCGCCATTCCGCTCGCGCACCAGAACCCGCGGCGCAGCCGCACCATCAATCTGGTGATGGCGGTGCTCATCTATCTGACGTATTCGAATCTGTTGAACGTGGTGCAGTCGTGGATCGAGCAGGGTAAGATGTCGTTCCCAGTCGGGCTGGTCGGCCTGCATGTGATCGTCGCGGCGATCGTCGCGTTCATTTTCTGGCTGCGCGTGCGCAACCGGCCGCTATTCACGCGGGCAATGTTCAGCCGTTCGCAGGGAGCCTGA